Genomic DNA from Vibrio vulnificus CMCP6:
TATTGGGGCTCAATCGCTTCATCGACACCACGCCAAGCCCCTGTCTCTGTTAATGCTGGGAATGCTTTGATTTCAACGCGCCAGCCTTCATCGTCCGTTAAATGCCAATGAAAGGTATTGAACTTATAGTGGGCGAGGAGATTAATTAGACGCTTGACTTGCTCAACCGAGTGGAAGTGGCGAGAGCAATCCAACATCATGCCGCGATAGCGAAAACGTGGGCTGTCAGAAATTGAACAGCAAGCCAACTGGGCCTCTTGTGTGAGCGAGTTGTAATCAAGCAGTTGTAATAGGCTTGCGGTAGCGTGGACAAAGCCAGAGCTAGAGCCCGCTTCAACGCGCACTTGCTCTTGGCTAATTTTGAGTTGATAAGCCCCTTCATCCAGTGTTGGGTTGCTACGGTAAACGATTTCTCCCGCTTCGCTGGTGGCAAGTTTAAACTGATGCAAACGCGCCATTTCGTCCATGAGCCAAGTCACCGCGGAGTCCGCCAATGCGGATTGGCAGGTGATGGCTGACGATGGTGTGAGAGAAAAATGCCCAGCATCAACATGCAACGCATTTGCTTTAGGTAATAGTGAATAGGCGCTGGCTAACGTAGGAGCGATGGTTTCGCGTTCACGGTAGGGTGAAGCAAGAACGATCGGGGTGACATCGACGTTAGAGCGCACCTGCTCACCTTCATGGTGATACTCGACAAAAGCTTCATTCAATCCATCGGAATAAAAACGGAATGGATTGGTCAGTACGGTGAACTCACAATAGAAGTGATGATTGGCCGGTAGTACCAAGCTATCTGGTTTTAACTGACAGAAACTCCCAATTTGCGTTAAGGTGCCATGCGAAATGCTGCCTGGCTGAATAAAACGAGTAAAGGCAAAGGTTAAAGACCAGTTGGGTAAGTCTTGATCACTGAGGTTATGCAGCGTCATACCAAAACGGCAGTTTTGCTTTTGTTCTGAAAGGACAACCAGGTCGATACGATATTCCATAAACGATTCCTAATTTGTTGCCACGGCATAGAGGTTATGTTCGCTTTTACCTGCAAACATGAGTGCACCCTCTATGGCGTCATACTGAGCTTCAACGATCCACTGTTGTACTGGTGGAGAGAGCCACTTAACAATACGCTCGGCAATGCTGCCCATTAGACAGATGCGTGTTGCCCCGCGTTTATTTAAGGCAATCAGGAACATTTCAATGTCTTGCGCTGTTTGTTTTAGCATCTCGATCGCCAGTGTGTCGCCTTGTTCGGCATGCTGGAAGATCGCAGGAGAAAATTGGCCATAATCACGAGGTAAAGCGGTTTTTGACCACTCAACAATGGCATCCACGTCATGATGGAAATGCGCCATAACATGCTCACATAACGGTGTGTTTTCGCGGATCCCATCTTGAGCTAGGAGTACTTGTTGAATAAGACGAAGGCCCATGACAGCGCCGCCCCCTTGATCCGAAATAGGAAACTCACGGCCGCCAACCACGTGTTGAGTGGTGCCTTGCAGATAGATGCCACATGAACCCGTACCGGCAATCATGATGGCGCCATCTTGACCATTATGTGCACCAATACAGGCGCCGTAAGCGTCGGTATTGAGTGTCATGCTGGCAAACGGATGTGTTTGTTGCATAAAGCTTTGCCAAGAGGCTTTATGTTCTGCTCCGGCTAAAGCCAATCCTACATGCATGCGAGAAAAATCTTGTGTGGATAAACCGCCTTGTGTGGCCGCGTCTTGAATGGCCGAAAGAATCGATTCCATTGCCACAGAGGCGCCCAGCATAATGTTGGCACTGCCGCTTTTGGCTTCACCAATAAAGTGCCCTTGAGCATCTTTGATGCGTGCTCGGCAAGAAGTGCCGCCCCCATCGATTCCTACGTATAAATGCGTCATGTTATTTTCCTAGCGTGGCTGAGTTGTAGTGTGTCTGGCTCATGATCGCGAGAAGATACCAAGCCCCATGAGGGATCCATTGCTCTCCCCAGCGCCAGTTTTGTAATAAGTCGTCTTTTTGTTTTTCAGGATTAAAGGCAATGTCGTTTTCATCATCAAAGCCTGAAGTGATGCCGTTACAGACGCCCCCTTTGGCGTTGAAGAAACCGAATTGAGGCAAATAGTCAGGATTGTTACGACCATGCCCATCCAGCATACACATATCGTAAGGGTTGAGACCCAATACCCAATCGAGTGAGCGCTGAGCCAATACGGCCATCTCATGACTGAGGCGAGCATCTTGCAGATGAGGTTGCACCAAGTAAGCCATTGAGGCGATGGAGCCTAAACGCGCATTCTCACCTTGCCACCAGTACCCAGACTCATTGTTTTGCGCGACAAAAAACGCATCACGCTTATTTTCGTTTACGCCTTTGACATATTGTCTTGGGTAGCTAAATGGGTTATTCACTTTATGAGTAATGTTGAGCTCAAATTCACATGCTCGGTGCACGACTTCTCGCGCTTGTTCCATTAGTTCAGAGTTGTGTTCAATCGAGAGGTATTCGCACAGGGCAATAACAGGTAGGCCTGCTTCCGCTGCGTGGAAATAGGGACGAGAACCATCCAGATTGGCAGACCAATAATGGGCAAACTGCTCATCACTTTGCTGTCGAGTACACAAGCGTGATGCCCAAATTCGGCTTTCCGCGAGATAACGCTCTTCTTGAGTGGCACGATAGAGCTCAACAACCGCGAGCAGAGCGCAATACTCATCAATGATGTTTTCTTGACCATCGTTGAGGTATTGAGGGTTGTACTCTTTGAGATGCCAGTAACCATTCTCTGCAGCATTGAGGTATTTTTGTTGGTCAAATTCACCGTGTACATCGAGACGAGAGGCGGCCGCTAGCGCTGCGATGCTGACGCCGCCGCCTTGACGAAACCCTGCTTGATAGTCATCAGATTTATGACCTTGCTGAGTTTCGTAAGAGCAGATCTCGCGTTGTTTGATGTCTTTACTCCACTTATCGAACACCGTGGTATAGAAGAAGCCTTGGCTGTCTTGCATTCTGACGAGGAAATCCGCGCCATGCAGCGCTTCTTCTTTCAAACGTACTTGGCTGAAGGCGGGTAGGATCTCATGACCAGAGAGCAGTTCTAGCCCTTTAAGCATGTTCCAAACCACCATCGGCGTTTGCTGTGGGTTGAGATAATTGGCATACGAAAGATGGCTGAGGTATTTGCTCACGTCGCCAGATGCGTCGTACCAACCGCCGTGTACATCGACGGTTTTATTACGGTTTAACAGTGGTGCGTTGCGATCTTGCAGGTCAAAAATGCCGCCACAGCGCTGTGATTTAAAGTAATGCAGTACATCGGAAAAAGTTTGCTGCATCAGCAGCGATTGGCCGATAGTGAAGTTTGCTGAACGATGATTATCAAAACGAATATAGAACTCGCCGACTTGGTCGAAGTCTGAAAAATCAATCGTGTAAAAGTAACCTTGGTGCCAATTGGCGACTTTGCCCACTTTCTCGATTTCTAATGATGCCACGGTCTGATGGCCATTGGCGCACACCAATAAGGCAGCATAAGACGACAAACGCGACTTATTACTTTGAATGACCGCATGTTTGGGTCCACTCAGTTCGTAGCCTAGGTGATTGGTGAGTAGCAGCATTACAAATCTCCGACATGTCGCAAAATAATAGGTAGTAACAGTGAGAGCCAAGGCAACGCCTTGGCTCAATTAGGTTTAGTTTTCGAATAGGTAACAACGAACAAAGTGGTTTTCAGACAGTTGAGTCACTTCAGGCAGCTTCTCACGACATTTCTCTGTTGCGTGTTCACAGCGACCAGCGAAAGGACAGCCAACGGAATCTGGAGTCCAAAGTGGAATTTCTCCTTTGTTGCCTTTGAGCTTTTCATGAATGGATTTCGATGGATCTGGCACCGCAGAAACCAACAACTGCGTGTATGGGTGTTGAGGATCGTGAATGATCTCATCGGTATCCCCCCATTCCACCATGTGTCCAACATACATTACTGCCAGATCTTCCGCGATATAACGAGCCGTTGCGATGTCGTGCGTGATGTAAAGAAGAGACATCTGTTTTTCGAACTTCATCTCTTCCATCAAGTTAAGGACACCAGCGCGAATCGATACGTCCAGCATTGAGGTCGGTTCGTCGGCAAGCACCACTTCTGCGCCTACAGCAATGTTACGCGCCAAGTTGACACGCTGACGCTGACCACCAGAAAGCTGATGCGGAAACTTTTCTGCAGTGGCTTTCGGTGGAATCAAGCCCACTTGTTCAAGCAGGTCGTACACGCGCTCTTCCAACTCTTTCTTGTTACCCGGTGCGACCTTTTTGTGGATCAGTAGCGGGCGCGCAATATGGTGGAAGATATTGTGTGTTGGGTTGAGAGAACCAAACGGGTCTTGCCACACCATTTGGATCCCTTCGCGATAGGTCATGAGATCTTTCTTTGATGTGATCTCTTGAATATCACGCCCTTTGTACTCAATGACGCCATTCGTTGGGGCGTACATCTTGGCAATCATTTTGGCTGTCGTGGATTTGCCTGAGCCAGATTCACCCACGACAGACAGACCACGTGCTTTGTACATTTTGAACGACACGTCGTTGATCGCACGCATCTTGGTTTGTTTTAGAGCATTACTGTTGAGGGGAAAGTCTTTGACGACATTTTTACCTTCAATCAGTAGCTCGCCATATTCTTTGCTCATAATTGTCTCCAGTCTTCTTACTGCTTATTTCGTTGTGTTACAGCTTGTTTTGAGCAATCGGTTCGCCATAAAGGTGGCAGTTTGAGAAACGGCCTGGCTCGATTTGTCTTAAGCTAGTAGCGACTTTGGTACAGGTGTCATGCACTCGATCACAACGTGCCTGGAAACGGCAGCCCTGAGGAACCTCTAGTAAGTTAAGAGGGTTACCTGGGATACCTGTTAACTTGGTTTTTGGACCCGTTAACGGAGGGAAAGAGCTACCCAACCCTTTGGTGTAAGGGTGGTAAGGACTTTCCAAAATTTGTTTAGCGGGAGCGACTTCAATCAGTTCACCGGAATACATGATGCCAATGCGGTCTGAAAACTCGACCATCAACGACAAGTCATGGGTAATGAACAGAATCGAGAAGCCGAACTCTTCTTTCAATGCGTAGATTTTTTGCAAAATCTCACGCTGTACAACCACGTCTAGTGCTGTAGTTGGCTCATCCATGATGATCATTTTCGGATTGAGAGCCAACGCGATTGCAATAACCAAACGCTGACGCATACCACCAGAGAACTGATGAGGGTAGTCATGCAAACGGCTTGGGTGAATGTCCACGATCTCCAGCAAACCTTCTGCGCGACGTTTTGCCTGCTCACGCGTCATGTTGGTGTGGCGCATGATGACGTCACAGAATTGATCTTCCATCGTCAGTACTGGGTTCAGCGCGTTCATTGCACTTTGGAAAACCATCGACATTTCGCTCCAGCGGAATGCCTGCATGCGGTCATCGCTGTATTGCAAGATGTTTTCACCATTGAAGATGACTTCCCCGCCAGTGATAAACGCTGGCGGCTTGTGTAGACGCATCAATGAGAATGCAACGGTGGATTTGCCACAGCCTGATTCGCCTGCTAGGCCAAATACTTCGCCTGGTGCAATATCAAAGCTAACGTTGTTACAAGCGCGGACATCGCCCGCGTCTGTGATGTAGTCAACGCAAAGGTTGCGGATTGAAATAAGTGGTTCGGTCATGATTATTTATCTCCGCTCCAAAGTGCATTTTGCGGTGCCATTTCAGGCTCACGCTCTTTCTTGTCTTCTTTCGCTAGCTTCTGCCAGCGCTTCATTCCTTTGTGAGAACGAAGTTGTGGGTTCGCAATCTCATCGACCGCAAAGTTCAGTAATGCAAGGCCAGTGACGAGTAGTGTCAGTGCGATACACGGAGCAAGCAGTTCCCACCATGCGCCAATCAGCATTGAAGAGGAGGTCTGTACGTTGTACAGCATGATGCCCCAACTGATGGTGTTTGGATCGCCTAGACCAAGGAAGGAAATGATCGATTCCATGGTGATGGCGTACATTACCGAGCCGATGAAACTTGCACCCACAATTGGAATCAGGTTTGGCAGAATCTCAACAAAGATGATGCGCCATGAAGATTCGCCCAATACTTCTGCGGCTTTAACAAATTCTTTTTCACGTAGTGCAAGGGTTTGAGAGCGGACAACCCGCGCACCCCAGGCCCAGGAGGTACAGCCGATGATAATGGCAATGGTCATTGGCCCTGCTTCACCGATAAAGGCGGCAAGAACGAACAGCAATGGATACTGAGGAATAACCAGCATGATGTTCATCGCAGCGGTGAGAATGTCATCAACACGACCACCAAAGTAACCCGCTGAGATACCAATAACGGTTGCGAGGAAACACACGGTGATACCCGCACCAAAACCAACCGCAAGTGACACTCGTGCACCGTAAGCTAGTTGTGACCATACGTCACGCCCCATACGAGAAGTACCCAGTACGTGATCGGCTTTCTTCGACAGAAGAAGAGTACGACGGTCATCGGCAAGGTTGGTAGCAATCCAACCATTTGGATCTGCTTGCGCGGCTTTGACGACGAAACTTGGGTATTCGTGTGGGTTACCAGTACGTTTATCTGGAGCATGTTTGGTGATCAGCGGCGCTGCGACCGCCATAAAGATAAACAGACAAACAATGACCAAACCAACGCGAGCAATCGCATTACCTAGAATCAGCTTAAATAAGTTGTTCATGATTATTTGCCTCCCTTGCGTAGGCGAGGATCGAGTACGACATACAGCATGTCGGCAATCAGGTTAAATGACAGCATAAATAGAGTCATGATTAACAATTGGCCTTGTAGTACTTGGTAGTCACGTGCATTGATCGCATCAAGCAGGACTTTACCCAAACCTGGGTAGTTGAAGATGATTTCAACAATCAGTTGACCACCGATGGCCATACCGAGTGACATGGATAGAGCAGTCACACTTGGTAGCAGTGCGTTACGAGCTGCGTAGTTGAACACCACGCGGTTTTCGCTTAAGCCTTTGCCTTTCGCCATAGTGATGTAGTCTTCTGCTAGCAGGTTGATCATGTTGTTACGCATGTTCACCAAGAAGCCACCAATTTGAACGATAGACGCACAGAAGAGAGGTAGGACGGCGTGATAAGCAACATCCTTGAAGTAGGCCCAGCTCGTCCAATCTGGAATGGTACCAGGCGTGTATGCATAGCCCGTCGGGAACCAACCAAGACCGATTGCAAAGATAAATAGGGCTAGCATTGCGATAACCACCTGAGGTACAGCTTGAATAATCAACATACCTGGTGTGATGAATGCATCGTATTTACTACCACGACGCCATGCTGCGAAAATACCCAGAATAGAGCCGATTGAGAATGAAAGAATAACCGCAGTACCAGCTAGGAAAAGGGACCAACCAAATGCGCTGCCTAATAGGTCATTAACACTCAGTGGGTAGAATTTAATAGAAGTACCAAGTTCCCAGCTTAGAATGCTCTTAATGTAAGTGAAATACTGAACATAAAGGGGACCATCGACAAAACCTAGCAGTTTCTTCATTGCCTCAATACGTTCTGGCGTTACCTGTGTGGTTGCATTCGCAAACATCATGGTAACTGGATCGCCAGGCATTGCTCGAGGAATAATAAAGTTTAATGTTGCCGCGACTAGCAGCGCGACCATATAGAACGACAAACGTCTTAAAAAATAACCCATAACTCACACCTTACTCACCCAGACTTTTTCCCTGTTTCTGGTTTCAGGTCGCTCGTGACCAAATTCAGAGCGAAAAATCCCCTGACGACTGGCGCCATAAACAAACTAGGTCTGAGAGGGATTTTATAGCGGCGCACGGGATGCGCGCCGCGGGAGATGAACTTCTACTTATTTAACTGGTTTTAGGTCCAGTACGTGTAGTAGACGCTCTGGGATGCCTGCCCAAATGTTTGGACGGCCCTTCGGATTTTCTTCTGTCCACCAACCAGTGAAGCGCTTGGTGTTGTATTGGTACATGTAAGCACCAGACATTACAGGGATAGTAACTTGATCCGCTGCGATGATTTGCTGGATGCCATGAGCAATGGATAGCTGCTCTTTCTTGTCAGCCGTTTTGTAGAAGCTGTCAAGTAGGTTGTCCAGTTTGTCATTGGTGTAGAAGTGCATCGCGAAGCGTGGCATGCCTTCACCTTTCTGTAGTGCAGAGTTGTATGCACTGTTCCAGTATAGGTGTGGATCCGCACCGTGGAAGTAGTTGGTGTACGCCACGTCGTAAGTACCATCAAGCATTGCTTGGTTGTACACTGCGAACTCAGGAGTACGAGCACGTGCTTTAATCCCTACTTCAGCAAGCTGCTCAACCGCTAGTTGAACTGTGTTGTTGAAGTCAGTCCAACCGTTTGGAGATTGGATGAGTAGCTCAAATGGTTTGCCAGATGGAGTATCAACGAAACCGTCTTTGTTCACATCTTTAAAGCCAGCTTTCGCTAGAAGCTTCTTCGCGCCTTCAACGTTGTAGGTGTTGTAGCCTTTGTACTTGTTGTGAGTCTTTTCGTCAGACCACGCTTCGAATGCATAGCCAAGGCCAGATGCGAAGTCGTTCACTGTACCACCACCGTAGAATGCGATGTCGATGATAGTTTGACGGTCAAGAGCCATTGAGAATGCACGACGGAAATCAACGTTAGTCAGAGCTTCGTTCTTCGCTGCATCTGGGTTCTTGAAGTTCACAACGAACGCTTGAGTACCTGATGGTGGGTACCAGTACTGATGGTTAGGGCTCGCTGCTGCGTAAGTACGGTCAATATCTGGAATGAAAGAAGAGGTCCAGTCTAGCTCAGAGTTAACGATTTTACCCAATAGCTGGTCGTTGTTTGCGATCTGAGGTACACGCAGACAGTCAACTTCTAGGTTCGCAGAATCCCAGTAGTTAGGGTTACGACACTGAATGTATAGCTGAGGAGTGAAGGTGTCGATAACCGTAAATGGACCAGTACCTACAGGGTTTTCGTTCGTGAATGTTGTTGGATCTTTCACTTCTTTCCATACGTGCTCAGCAACGATAGGAACAAGAGAAATTTCGTAAGGTACGTTTGAGTTAGCTTCGCTTAGACGGAAACGAACTTGGTAGTCATTCAGTTTCTCTACGCTAGTTACCCACTTGTTGATACCACGTTGGTCAAGTTCTGGTTTGTTCTTAAGTAGAGCATAAGAGAACACAACGTCGTCAGCATTGAATGCTTGACCGTCAGACCATTTAACACCTTTACGGATGTCAAACGTTACGCTCATTAGGTCATCAGACATGCGGAAGTCTTCAGCAAGACGCATAACTGGCGTGTTGCCGTGCATCTCATTGAAAACAACTAGTGGCTCATAGATGAAGTCCGTTGTTGTGCGAAGGTTAGTCGCCAAGTACGGGTTAAAGTTACGTACCATTGTAGGGTAAAAATCAGGTACGATGGTCAGCTCACTACGAGCTGCCGCTGGTGCTGAAATGCTGGTCGCTGCTGCGGCGATAACTGCAGTTGCTAGAGCTGTCTTTTTAATATTGGCAAGCATAGCTGTTCCTTACTATTTTGCTTTCATTTCACAATGTTTGGAATGTCATCAATTGATAAACACTCTCCAAGACCTACCTCTGATAATCATTTACCAAAGTGGCCTGTAGGCCTTAGGC
This window encodes:
- a CDS encoding ABC transporter permease, translated to MGYFLRRLSFYMVALLVAATLNFIIPRAMPGDPVTMMFANATTQVTPERIEAMKKLLGFVDGPLYVQYFTYIKSILSWELGTSIKFYPLSVNDLLGSAFGWSLFLAGTAVILSFSIGSILGIFAAWRRGSKYDAFITPGMLIIQAVPQVVIAMLALFIFAIGLGWFPTGYAYTPGTIPDWTSWAYFKDVAYHAVLPLFCASIVQIGGFLVNMRNNMINLLAEDYITMAKGKGLSENRVVFNYAARNALLPSVTALSMSLGMAIGGQLIVEIIFNYPGLGKVLLDAINARDYQVLQGQLLIMTLFMLSFNLIADMLYVVLDPRLRKGGK
- a CDS encoding glycoside hydrolase family 9 protein; this translates as MLLLTNHLGYELSGPKHAVIQSNKSRLSSYAALLVCANGHQTVASLEIEKVGKVANWHQGYFYTIDFSDFDQVGEFYIRFDNHRSANFTIGQSLLMQQTFSDVLHYFKSQRCGGIFDLQDRNAPLLNRNKTVDVHGGWYDASGDVSKYLSHLSYANYLNPQQTPMVVWNMLKGLELLSGHEILPAFSQVRLKEEALHGADFLVRMQDSQGFFYTTVFDKWSKDIKQREICSYETQQGHKSDDYQAGFRQGGGVSIAALAAASRLDVHGEFDQQKYLNAAENGYWHLKEYNPQYLNDGQENIIDEYCALLAVVELYRATQEERYLAESRIWASRLCTRQQSDEQFAHYWSANLDGSRPYFHAAEAGLPVIALCEYLSIEHNSELMEQAREVVHRACEFELNITHKVNNPFSYPRQYVKGVNENKRDAFFVAQNNESGYWWQGENARLGSIASMAYLVQPHLQDARLSHEMAVLAQRSLDWVLGLNPYDMCMLDGHGRNNPDYLPQFGFFNAKGGVCNGITSGFDDENDIAFNPEKQKDDLLQNWRWGEQWIPHGAWYLLAIMSQTHYNSATLGK
- a CDS encoding ABC transporter permease; the protein is MNNLFKLILGNAIARVGLVIVCLFIFMAVAAPLITKHAPDKRTGNPHEYPSFVVKAAQADPNGWIATNLADDRRTLLLSKKADHVLGTSRMGRDVWSQLAYGARVSLAVGFGAGITVCFLATVIGISAGYFGGRVDDILTAAMNIMLVIPQYPLLFVLAAFIGEAGPMTIAIIIGCTSWAWGARVVRSQTLALREKEFVKAAEVLGESSWRIIFVEILPNLIPIVGASFIGSVMYAITMESIISFLGLGDPNTISWGIMLYNVQTSSSMLIGAWWELLAPCIALTLLVTGLALLNFAVDEIANPQLRSHKGMKRWQKLAKEDKKEREPEMAPQNALWSGDK
- a CDS encoding ABC transporter substrate-binding protein gives rise to the protein MLANIKKTALATAVIAAAATSISAPAAARSELTIVPDFYPTMVRNFNPYLATNLRTTTDFIYEPLVVFNEMHGNTPVMRLAEDFRMSDDLMSVTFDIRKGVKWSDGQAFNADDVVFSYALLKNKPELDQRGINKWVTSVEKLNDYQVRFRLSEANSNVPYEISLVPIVAEHVWKEVKDPTTFTNENPVGTGPFTVIDTFTPQLYIQCRNPNYWDSANLEVDCLRVPQIANNDQLLGKIVNSELDWTSSFIPDIDRTYAAASPNHQYWYPPSGTQAFVVNFKNPDAAKNEALTNVDFRRAFSMALDRQTIIDIAFYGGGTVNDFASGLGYAFEAWSDEKTHNKYKGYNTYNVEGAKKLLAKAGFKDVNKDGFVDTPSGKPFELLIQSPNGWTDFNNTVQLAVEQLAEVGIKARARTPEFAVYNQAMLDGTYDVAYTNYFHGADPHLYWNSAYNSALQKGEGMPRFAMHFYTNDKLDNLLDSFYKTADKKEQLSIAHGIQQIIAADQVTIPVMSGAYMYQYNTKRFTGWWTEENPKGRPNIWAGIPERLLHVLDLKPVK
- a CDS encoding ABC transporter ATP-binding protein; amino-acid sequence: MTEPLISIRNLCVDYITDAGDVRACNNVSFDIAPGEVFGLAGESGCGKSTVAFSLMRLHKPPAFITGGEVIFNGENILQYSDDRMQAFRWSEMSMVFQSAMNALNPVLTMEDQFCDVIMRHTNMTREQAKRRAEGLLEIVDIHPSRLHDYPHQFSGGMRQRLVIAIALALNPKMIIMDEPTTALDVVVQREILQKIYALKEEFGFSILFITHDLSLMVEFSDRIGIMYSGELIEVAPAKQILESPYHPYTKGLGSSFPPLTGPKTKLTGIPGNPLNLLEVPQGCRFQARCDRVHDTCTKVATSLRQIEPGRFSNCHLYGEPIAQNKL
- a CDS encoding N-acetylglucosamine kinase — its product is MTHLYVGIDGGGTSCRARIKDAQGHFIGEAKSGSANIMLGASVAMESILSAIQDAATQGGLSTQDFSRMHVGLALAGAEHKASWQSFMQQTHPFASMTLNTDAYGACIGAHNGQDGAIMIAGTGSCGIYLQGTTQHVVGGREFPISDQGGGAVMGLRLIQQVLLAQDGIRENTPLCEHVMAHFHHDVDAIVEWSKTALPRDYGQFSPAIFQHAEQGDTLAIEMLKQTAQDIEMFLIALNKRGATRICLMGSIAERIVKWLSPPVQQWIVEAQYDAIEGALMFAGKSEHNLYAVATN
- a CDS encoding ABC transporter ATP-binding protein — translated: MSKEYGELLIEGKNVVKDFPLNSNALKQTKMRAINDVSFKMYKARGLSVVGESGSGKSTTAKMIAKMYAPTNGVIEYKGRDIQEITSKKDLMTYREGIQMVWQDPFGSLNPTHNIFHHIARPLLIHKKVAPGNKKELEERVYDLLEQVGLIPPKATAEKFPHQLSGGQRQRVNLARNIAVGAEVVLADEPTSMLDVSIRAGVLNLMEEMKFEKQMSLLYITHDIATARYIAEDLAVMYVGHMVEWGDTDEIIHDPQHPYTQLLVSAVPDPSKSIHEKLKGNKGEIPLWTPDSVGCPFAGRCEHATEKCREKLPEVTQLSENHFVRCYLFEN
- a CDS encoding beta-N-acetylhexosaminidase — encoded protein: MEYRIDLVVLSEQKQNCRFGMTLHNLSDQDLPNWSLTFAFTRFIQPGSISHGTLTQIGSFCQLKPDSLVLPANHHFYCEFTVLTNPFRFYSDGLNEAFVEYHHEGEQVRSNVDVTPIVLASPYRERETIAPTLASAYSLLPKANALHVDAGHFSLTPSSAITCQSALADSAVTWLMDEMARLHQFKLATSEAGEIVYRSNPTLDEGAYQLKISQEQVRVEAGSSSGFVHATASLLQLLDYNSLTQEAQLACCSISDSPRFRYRGMMLDCSRHFHSVEQVKRLINLLAHYKFNTFHWHLTDDEGWRVEIKAFPALTETGAWRGVDEAIEPQYTHISQRYGGFYSQEEIKEVVAYAAQRSIMVIPEIDVPGHCRAAIKSLPEMLVEAEDDTVYRSIQNYSDNVLNPGLSTTYQFLDGVLEEIAQLFPAPYVHIGADEVPHGVWSNSPSCQALMKQHGYQDYKELQGHLLRHAEQKLRSLGKRMLGWEEAQHGDKVSKDTVIYSWLSEEAAVNCARQGFDVVLQPAQTTYLDMTQDYAPEEPGVDWANPLPLEKAYNYEPLANIPADDPIHKRIWGIQTALWCEIINNPERMDYMVFPRIIALAEACWTQKEHRDWNDFLSRLKGHLPLLDKQGIKYRQPWK